The genomic stretch CAGTATAATCATTGGTGAGATGGGCTCTGTGTAAGCGGTGTGAGTCCCGGATAGCTTGAGGTTAGAACGCATCCGGTCTGGTTTGCCCTTACGGCAGGGCAAAATTATTTGTCTGAATCTAGTGACAGGTTGGTTTATGAGTGCGAATACCGAAGCTCAGGAGAGCGGGCGTGGTCTCGAGGCGCTGAAATGGCTGGTCGTTGCAGTATTACTGATCGCGGCAATTGTAGGTAACTATTACTACCGTGAATTCAGCTTGCCTTTGCGCGCGCTGGCTGTCGTTGTTTTAATTGCTGCTGCAGGCGGCGTGGCATTGCTGACGACGAAAGGCAAAGCAACGGTGTTGTTTGCGCGTGAAGCCCGGACCGAAGTTCGCAAGGTGATCTGGCCGACCCGACAGGAAACGTTGCACACCACTCTGATCGTTGCTGCTGTAACTGCCGTTATGTCGCTGATTTTATGGGGACTGGATGGCATTCTGGTGCGTCTGGTATCGTTCATTACTGGCCTGAGGTTCTAAGATGTCTGAAGCTCCAAAGAAACGTTGGTACGTCGTTCAGGCGTTTTCTGGCTTTGAAGGTCGCGTAGCGCAGTCTTTGCGTGAGCATATCAAACTCCATAGCATGGAAGACCACTTTGGCGAGGTCATGGTACCGACTGAGGAAGTGGTTGAAATTCGTGGTGGCCAGCGCCGTAAGAGTGAACGTAAATTCTTCCCAGGCTATGTATTGGTACAGATGGTGATGGACGATGCCAGCTGGCATTTGGTCCGCAGTGTCCCTCGTGTTATGGGATTCATCGGGGGAACCTCCGATCGTCCTGCACCAATCAGCGATAAAGAAGTCGACGCTATCATGAATCGTCTGCAGCAGGTGGGCGATAAGCCACGGCCGAAGACGCTGTTCGAGCCAGGCGAAATGGTACGTGTCAACGATGGCCCGTTTGCCGATTTCAACGGTGTGGTGGAAGAAGTCGATTACGAGAAGAGCCGCCTGAAGGTTTCTGTATCTATCTTTGGCCGTGCAACCCCTGTTGAGCTGGATTTCAGCCAGGTGGAAAAAGGCTAATTATTGCCTGAGTTCGATACTTGTATCCGGCGCGAAATTGACCTACAATTTCGCGCCTTTGTTTTATGCGTCTTTAAGACGTGTAACATGTTTATAAAACGCGGGGAGCTTCTTTGCGAAGCGTTATTACCCATTAGAGGAAAGTTAAATGGCCAAGAAAGTACAAGCCTATGTCAAGCTGCAGGTTGCAGCTGGTATGGCTAACCCGAGCCCGCCAGTCGGTCCGGCTCTGGGTCAGCAGGGTGTTAACATCATGGAATTCTGTAAGGCATTCAACGCCAAGACAGAAAGCCTGGAAAAGGGTCTGCCGATTCCGGTTGTTATCACTGTTTACGCCGACCGTTCCTTCACTTTCGTTACCAAAACTCCGCCGGCATCTGTACTGCTGAAAAAAGCAGCTGGCATTAAGTCTGGTTCCGGTAAGCCGAACAAAGACAAAGTGGGTAAAGTGACCCGTGCTCAGGTTCTGGAAATCGCCCAGACCAA from Dickeya zeae NCPPB 2538 encodes the following:
- the secE gene encoding preprotein translocase subunit SecE, whose protein sequence is MSANTEAQESGRGLEALKWLVVAVLLIAAIVGNYYYREFSLPLRALAVVVLIAAAGGVALLTTKGKATVLFAREARTEVRKVIWPTRQETLHTTLIVAAVTAVMSLILWGLDGILVRLVSFITGLRF
- the rplK gene encoding 50S ribosomal protein L11 codes for the protein MAKKVQAYVKLQVAAGMANPSPPVGPALGQQGVNIMEFCKAFNAKTESLEKGLPIPVVITVYADRSFTFVTKTPPASVLLKKAAGIKSGSGKPNKDKVGKVTRAQVLEIAQTKAADMTGASVEAMARSIEGTARSMGLVVED
- the nusG gene encoding transcription termination/antitermination protein NusG, whose translation is MSEAPKKRWYVVQAFSGFEGRVAQSLREHIKLHSMEDHFGEVMVPTEEVVEIRGGQRRKSERKFFPGYVLVQMVMDDASWHLVRSVPRVMGFIGGTSDRPAPISDKEVDAIMNRLQQVGDKPRPKTLFEPGEMVRVNDGPFADFNGVVEEVDYEKSRLKVSVSIFGRATPVELDFSQVEKG